A single window of Gymnogyps californianus isolate 813 chromosome 16, ASM1813914v2, whole genome shotgun sequence DNA harbors:
- the DENR gene encoding density-regulated protein, translated as MATDVAEPVVPDCRGDVRSGARSDADYPLRVLYCGVCSLPTEYCEYMPDVTKCRQWLEKNFPDEFAKLTVENSPKQEAGVGEGQGTAGEEEEKKKQKRGGRGQIKQKKKTVPQKVTIAKIPRAKKKYVTRVCGLATFEIDLKEAQRFFAQKFSCGASVTGEDEIIIQGDFTDDIIDVIQEKWPEVDDDSIEDLGEVKK; from the exons ATGGCCACAGATGTAGCTGAGCCTGTGGTCCCTGACTGCAGAGGAGACGTAAGGAGCGGTGCCAGGTCAGATGCCGACTATCCTCTTCGGGTTCTCTACTGCGGAG TCTGTTCATTGCCAACAGAG TACTGCGAATACATGCCTGATGTCACTAAATGCAGACAATGGTTAGAAAAGAATTTTCCAGATGAGTTTGCAAAACTTACAGTAG AAAATTCACCTAAACAGGAAGCTGGGGTTGGAGAAGGCCAAGGAACTGcgggagaagaagaagagaagaagaagcAAAAGAGAG GTGGAAGAGgtcagataaaacagaaaaagaagactgTACCACAGAAAGTTACAATAGCTAAAATTCctagagcaaagaaaaaatacgTCACAAGAGTATGTGGCCTTGCAACGTTTG AAATTGATCTTAAGGAAGCACAAAGGTTTTTTGCTCAGAAATTTTCCTGCGGTGCCTCAGTAACAGGAGAAGACGAAATCATCATTCAGGGGGATTTTACAGATGACATTATCGATGTAATCCAGGAGAAGTGGCCTGAG gtgGATGATGATAGCATTGAAGATCTTGGAGAAGTCAAGAAGTGA